In Malus sylvestris chromosome 16, drMalSylv7.2, whole genome shotgun sequence, the following are encoded in one genomic region:
- the LOC126606902 gene encoding uncharacterized protein LOC126606902: protein MEEDEDDHHRRQKASHSRRVMEAVGQIAKPRRVANLDRKREKRGLIPEQKITASLRMLAYGASADQVDEIARMGKTTVLESLMRFCSAIEALYTNEYLRTPTPRDMRRLLRKGEMRGFPGMIGSMDCMHWTWKNCPSAWQGAYSNRK from the exons atggaggaggatgaggatgatcaccatagaaggcagaaggcctcacattcccgccgtgtcatggaagccgtgggtcagatagccaaaccaagacgtgttgcaaacctcgatagaaaaagggaaaaacgag gtcttattcccgagcaaaaaattacggcatccttgcgaatgcttgcatatggagcatctgcagatcaagtggatgagatcgcgaggatgggaaaaacaactgttttggagtccctgatgcggttttgctctgcaattgaagccctctacaccaatgagtacctccggacacccacgccaagggacatgcgaaggcttctgaggaagggtgagatgcgaggcttccctggcatgattggaagcatggactgcatgcactggacttggaaaaactgtccaagtgcgtggCAAGGAGCATATAGCAACAGAAAATGA